A window from Garra rufa chromosome 14, GarRuf1.0, whole genome shotgun sequence encodes these proteins:
- the nlrc3l gene encoding protein NLRC3, with protein sequence MSNYEDDSDTEMGRYGMDRPPSSYGSMQSDDHEDEEEDDLQELPFKETTRVRIHRPDSPETAITERTNTNQSSIYKDGLVLRQPIMHTEEPHAFHSINRESSIVEPSELQSDIRTEAAMDEEPNDRDADRDMQEQQSESAAMEIQEKQAEATAQEDDFDEIVVRYDEPKESPPIPEEGLGLQFQHMHGSLTLRHVLMQMVGCLSKLYPAEIAYFKRCLSTHCRFRKHYSRIADLHDPLDLVDKMIEISGLGEALYLTIRSLHNVGKDNLSDYLKKSCRRALLQHDLKMAHDRRYSSLYEGRCRPGQQRYISDVYVEPVTVIRGSREPVNLENEVQRIPYTIVETQIRAADIFRPLPTDSKPIRTVMMTGVPGCGVTVAVNKVINDWMEGKTNQDFQLVFPMPAKELHLGKDADQSFLETLSSYFAEAGDIKFIEKPDCLSLFIIDALELCKHNLDFKNNEVVSSARTKAPLDALLTSLITGTMLPNARVWITSHVSAAHRIPPHLIDRYVELRGFTDEKKEEYFTKRTPEPELGRKVYNHMKRSKALEIICHLPLFSWMVAFIFERGFRDPDYGEHPPGITVFYSQYIIVQMNRSFEKYRGCSVEAQKWKDEDKMFTEMMGKMSYRLIQEGRDWFTVEDLSSVNLKYEDLRSRDELTTEVKRKNEDVRTWVFKFVHITVQEYMAAMYAYVTFRKHGKNVIEHGKMSWLQGSTKDRPMIDLYRPAIDRALASPNGHLDMFLRFLVGLVTPGTEDHLRGYQLSHYHPKAKGIEDVVKYINKKKKENFHPDRLRNLDWCLVELEEGKEAK encoded by the exons ATGAGTAATTATGAGGACGATAGTGATACTGAAATGGGTCG GTACGGGATGGACCGTCCACCCAGCAGTTATGGCTCTATGCAGAGTGATGATCATGAAGACGAAGAAGAAGATGACTTGCAGGAACTTCCGTTCAAAGAAACAACAAG GGTCAGGATTCATCGCCCAGACTCGCCAGAGACTGCGATTACTGAGCGTACTAACACAAATCAGTCCAGCATATATAAAGATGGACTGGTTCTTAGACAACCCATCATGCACACAGAAGAACCTCATGCCTTTCACAG CATTAACAGAGAGTCGTCGATCGTGGAGCCCTCTGAGCTGCAGAGCGACATAAGGACAGAAGCAGCAATGGACGAAGAGCCGAACGACAGAGATGCGGACAGAGACATGCAGGAGCAGCAGAGTGAAAGCGCTGCAATGGAGATACAGGAGAAGCAGGCAGAGGCGACGGCACAGGAGGATGATTTTGATGAAATCGTTGTCAGATATGATGAACCAAAAGAATCTCCTCCAATTCCGGAGGAAGGCCTCGGTCTGCAGTTTCAACACATGCATGGCTCCCTCACCCTGCGCCATGTGCTTATG CAAATGGTGGGGTGTCTTTCCAAGCTCTATCCGGCAGAGATCGCCTATTTTAAACGTTGTCTGAGTACTCACTGCAGATTCAGGAAGCACTACTCGAGGATTGCAGATCTTCATGATCCGCTGGATTTGGTTGATAAAATGATCGAGATCTCCGGACTGGGAGAAGCTCTGTATCTCACCATACGATCCCTTCACAATGTCGGAAAGGACAATCTGTCCGATTACCTAAAGAAGTCCTGTAGAAGAG CCTTGTTACAGCACGACCTGAAAATGGCCCACGACAGACGATACTCCTCTCTCTACGAAGGCCGATGCCGTCCAGGTCAGCAGCGCTACATCAGCGACGTTTACGTCGAACCCGTAACGGTCATCAGAGGCAGCAGGGAGCCCGTCAACCTCGAGAATGAGGTACAGCGAATACCATATACGATTGTGGAAACCCAAATCAGGGCCGCCGACATCTTTCGGCCTCTTCCTACCGACTCGAAACCAATCCGTACGGTCATGATGACAGGAGTTCCCGGCTGCGGTGTAACGGTGGCTGTGAATAAGGTCATCAATGATTGGATGGAGGGAAAAACCAATCAGGATTTTCAATTAGTCTTCCCAATGCCGGCAAAAGAGTTGCACCTTGGGAAAGACGCAGATCAGAGCTTTCTAGAGACACTCAGCAGCTATTTCGCAGAAGCTGGTGACATTAAATTCATTGAGAAGCCTGATTGCTTAAGTCTTTTCATCATTGATGCTCTAGAGCTTTGCAAACACAACCTGGACTTCAAAAACAACGAAGTTGTCTCGAGCGCCAGGACGAAAGCGCCATTAGATGCCCTTCTCACCAGCTTAATAACAGGCACAATGCTTCCTAACGCCCGAGTTTGGATCACCAGCCACGTCTCTGCCGCACACCGAATTCCTCCACATCTAATCGACAGGTATGTAGAGTTAAGAGGATTCACGGATGAAAAGAAGGAAGAGTACTTCACCAAAAGAACCCCCGAGCCTGAGCTCGGTAGGAAGGTTTATAACCACATGAAACGCTCCAAAGCCCTTGAGATCATCTGCCACCTCCCTCTCTTCAGCTGGATGGTGGCGTTCATCTTCGAACGAGGCTTTCGAGATCCCGATTATGGCGAACACCCACCTGGCATCACGGTGTTTTATTCACAGTACATCATTGTGCAGATGAACCGCTCGTTTGAGAAGTACCGCGGCTGCAGCGTTGAGGCACAAAAGTGGAAGGATGAAGATAAGATGTTCACTGAGATGATGGGGAAAATGTCATATCGGCTGATTCAAGAAGGTCGGGATTGGTTCACGGTGGAAGATTTGTCCTCCGTTAACCTGAAATACGAAGATTTACGCTCTCGGGATGAGCTTACCACTGAGGTCAAACGAAAGAATGAAGATGTTCGTACATGGGTCTTCAAATTTGTCCATATCACCGTGCAGGAGTACATGGCCGCTATGTATGCATACGTGACGTTTAGGAAACATGGCAAAAACGTCATCGAACACGGCAAGATGTCCTGGCTACAGGGTTCAACTAAGGATCGGCCTATGATCGATCTGTACCGTCCCGCCATCGACCGCGCGCTGGCGTCTCCGAATGGTCATCTAGACATGTTCCTGCGGTTCCTGGTCGGATTGGTGACTCCGGGAACTGAGGATCACCTGCGTGGGTACCAGCTCAGTCACTACCACCCCAAAGCCAAAGGGATAGAGGATGTGGTCAAGTACATCAACAAAAAGAAGAAGGAAAACTTCCATCCTGACAGGCTAAGAAATTTGGATTGGTGTCTGGTGGAGCTTGAGGAAGGCAAAGAGGCGAAATGA